Sequence from the Tripterygium wilfordii isolate XIE 37 chromosome 10, ASM1340144v1, whole genome shotgun sequence genome:
agaaatgatattGACATTGTTCATTACTATTGACGGTTcataaaaatatttgaaatttgaaaatgtcGTCCAAGAAATTTATGAGTGCAGCACATTGGACAAATCGATTGGCCCAATCGCTAAACGAAACATGTATTCAGGCCCATTTACTCCACCGGCCCAAATAGCACTCGACTACAATAAACAAAAAGCAGAGAGACTAAATTCGTTGGCCGATCCCTGGATTTTTAAGTCACTTACAATGGTAGACAATTATTGAGtcaataaagatgttgtcttttactgatgtggttgtattgtaaaaagtgttttgcttatgtggctgtattgggagaatgttttgctgatatggttgtattggtatttgatgttttggtgtagttttgttgtggataatatagaGGAATgtaatgttgttgggttgggtggaaagagaaagtgtatgggaagagaaaatgtataaaaatttgtattttactgatgtgactgtattaaaaTAAGTGTTTgacttattttttatgtaataaaggTGGGACCAaagattaattttgttgaaaatatTTTCTCCTAAACCATTGCAAATGTCCTTAGTGGGTAGACGGATTCAATTATTCAAAGTCTCAGTCCACGGTACGTCAATTGGTGAGACGGTAAAGTTGGCTATTTAAAAGTAGATTGTTCTAAAAGATCAGATTTGAATTGTTGATGTGATGCGTATATCCCATTAAATAAGTGACACGTGTCCAGTTGATGCCCACAAAAATTcagtttgggtttttttttttgatattttattttatttcccaattttgttttcattgaaaAATGCAGAGAGACAAAATGGGCCCGTTTGagagtgctgtcaactgctgtgaggtATTGTAcgatgctgtgagttataaaactgtaaTGTCAACTGCTGTGcgatgctgtgagttataaaactgtggtgctgtgaggtgagttgaaatgAAAAAAGATGTTTGGCgcaacatttttaaaattgtggtacgatgctgtgaggtgcatttgacgtatctaaattacggttatactagattactaataatattaatataaaatcacttaatgtttgcattgtacattaatctaaaataaaataattgacataatttgattacgtaggacaattcaacatatattgtaagcgtttggaagtgctgtgaggtgtggtgaggtacTGTGAGGTAAAAGGCTGTGATGctatgaggtgagttggaacgcaaaaactgtttgacgtgtcacaaaaaattatggtgcggtgcaactgaacgcagtacGAACGCACTGTCAAACATCCACATTCATGCGCAACAACGATTTCAAAAAACTTAGGAACAAAAACACTTCTTCCACACTAGTGAAGTAGAggtaaaaagtcaaaaaccatGTCAGATCCATATCACCTgcaaaatttataaatttaggaagtgaaaaaaaaagcACATACACACATCAGATCCCTCAGCTCTGGACTACGCGGGTTGAAATCACAAATCAGATCCCTCTGTTCTTGCACTTCCtaaatccttttcttttttgcatttcattcttcaatttTCATGATTATTTAAATGGGTTTTACATTATGGGTATTTGAATCAATAGGTGAACAAGGCAAAAGAATCAAAGAGGGATTTGACTCTGTAGTCTCACGGCTGGGAGAGTGGAGATCGAACATGGTGGCGGCGACGGAAGTTTAGGAGTGTTGATGGTGGTCGCTGTTAGAGGCGGAGTTGTGTAGGTGACGTCGATGGTGTGGTAACCAAGAAGCTGAGGGAGAGGGGATTTGTTGAGACAGCGTTGCTATTTTAACTCCTCATATTACTTCTTACACCCCCATCTAGTACTAGCTAACAGTGTTATTTAAACTCCTCATATTACTTCTTACACCCCCATCTAGGACTAGTTAGCAgttctttttccctttctttcaaAAAAGATGTTGGAATTGTTGATATAATTAAAAGTCTCATATTACTTCTTATACCCCATGTCATATCAATCCATGTCTGTCATTTCTTATTTACTGTCACACTCCCTTTTTACATTAAATGCATGCAACTATTTCTCCTAACACGTGATAGGCTCGTACTTGTGGCTATTAGCCTATTTCTGACCTCTGAAGAGGTTTTTGGTGGTCACGTGgatcataactttttttttaaaaaatccagCTGTCACACAACTTTCAATCCAAAAAAGGAGTAATAAAAGTAATTTCGAATTTACTTTCCCATTTTTAGGTAATAAATTTATTACTAAAACctgtataataattaataaatgatTAATTTTTGGTTAATTATAAAATCAAAAGATTGATATATGTGTGATTTAGTGCCATTGAATAATATCTAATATTGAGAAATTAATAAAGATTGATATATGTGTCGACTAAGACTAGAGACGCCAGATGTCGATTAGTCATTGGAGCATACCGACCACGTCAACATGATGTGGTGTGCACttcccactgaatattttctcgttAATTAGAGAGTGTCCCATTCCCATACCAAGTAAGTGGAGGACAAGTCAAGTCAATCTCACTAAGAAGCATATAAGTCGACGACAAGTCGAGTCAAGTCAATCTCACTAAGAAGTAAGTAATGAGCACGGTGAGGTTGAGTTCTAAATTGATTTTTATGGCTCTACACATACAAGAGAAAATTTACATGAATAACAAacatttcaatgtctcaaaataAGCTTCTCCTTGCTGCCGCCTTTGCCTTTCTTGCTATCCACTTCCATGTTTCCTCTAGCTCCTACTACTATGAGTATGAATACTATGATGTTAAACGCATACCTTACAAGTGTACACAATCTTCTTCATGTGGCAATATCCTCAACATCTCTATTAGATATATTATCTTATAATCTGTATTTACTGTGTATACTTGCTATTAGTTTACCAGCTGTACACCAGCTGTCTTTGGTCTGTAGAAGTAAGATACTTTTtgtattgttcaatttcaacaagtcaatattatactcaatcttcatggtatcagaggttcATTAGGGTTCCTATAACTATGGCTTCCGCCGCCTCTCAGATCTCGTCTTCTTCAACGGGATCACCTTCTCTAACTACTACAGACATTGGAAGTCCCAATTTGACTCGATCTACTCCCCCTCCACCTTTCTCTACTACTCTCCCTCCACCTTTTTCTTCATCCTTCTCCTTGCCGTCGCTTACTCGATCTCCTCTTGGGTACTTATCTTCACCTCTCTCAGCCCCATCTCCTGGTTTTCCTTCTCTATTTCCCACCACTACTTCCGTACCTCCATTTGACACTACTTCATCCTATATTCCCTCTTCTACTTCTTCTCCTAATGTCACTCACATTGTCTCCACCAAATTAGAAACATCAGATGACTACTCACTATGGCGAACTCAAATTCGTGGACTACTTATTCAACACGATCTTCTGGGTTTCATTGAAGGGACCATTCCTTGTCCCTCAGCAACTTTAACTTCCTTTAACAACCAGGTTTTGCCAAACCCCTCTTATTCTGTATGGCAACGAATGGATCAGACTGTTCGCAATTGGATCCATGCTACACTCTCTCGATCTGTTCTTGCCGATGTTCATATGCTTTCCACCGCACGAGACTTATGGGTCATTCTTCACCGCCGCTATCGTGACATATCTATGGCTCGTAAATTGGAGCTTCGCCAAAAATTTCACACTTTTCGCAAAGACATCAAAACAGCCGATGTCTACTGCAGGGAACTCAAAATCCTTGCTGATCAACTACGTGACCTCGACATTTCTGTCACTGACACAGATATTATTGCTCAGGGTTTAGCTGGGCTGGATCTTGCCTACAAAGATTTTGTCACTATGATCTCTAATCTTGACAGTGATCTCTTGTATGAAGACTTTCGTCGTCGATTGATTGCTTATGAAGATCGTCGTGTACGCATGGAGGACATCACCTCATCAACTACTCCAGACCACAAAGCTCTTGCTGCCAACACCACCTCCTCGGATCCACCACAGTCCTACCGTGGTCGTGGAAATTATAGGCGTGGTGGTCGTGGCCGTCGTGGCCGCAGTTATGGCACCTCTTATTCTGGTCGTACATACTCTCCTGGTGGCCGaaatcacaacaattttaactctGGCCATGGATACTCAGGTTATGTTCCCCCTGCTCATTTTCAGAGACCTTCAGGTAACTCACCTTCTCCAACTGGTATTTTGGGATCTTCTCCTCGTGTTGATGtgtgtcaaatttgtgagattCCTGGTCATAAAGCAATTCAGTGTCATCATCGTTATAACTCTGCCTATACATCTGCGGACCTCCCTCGTTCTTTTGCTGCTATGTCATTTGGTGATCCGTCTGAGTCTGTTTGGTATCCTGATTCTGGCGCTTCCACTCATATGACCCCCAATGAAGGTATTTTCACAAATTCCTTCCCTTACCATGGCTCACAAAAGGTTTTAGTTGGTAATGGACAATTGCTTGACATACATAAAATTGGCACAACCACACTTCACACACCTGTCAAACCATTACGTCTCACTAATGTTTATCATGTTCCTCATCTTTCTTATAATCTTCTCTCCATAAAACGCCTCTGTCAAGACAATAATTGtgttgtctattttgatggttcTCTTTTTTGTGTCAAGGACAAGATCACGGGGATTCCTCTCCTCAAGTGCACCAGTGACAGAGACCTTTACCCAATCAGCTCTCATTTTGTTCAACCTTATGCTTCTGCTCTAGCTGCCACTACTACTCTTGGTACTTCATGGCATCGTCGACTCGGCCATCCCAACTCTGCTGTTCTTGACATTATCCGGCAATCATGCTCTTATTTAGGCATTCCCAAATTTTTGACCCAATGTACTTCatgttgtttagggaaatctaaacGTCTCCCTTTTCATTCAGTTGAACATTGTACTGTTGCCCCTCTAGAGCTTGTTCATTCAGATGTTTGGCAGTCCCCTGTTGCCTCATTTTTGGGATATCGATACTATGTAATTTTTGTGGATGATTTCTCTCGTTACTCTTGGCTTTATTTTATGAAATTCAAGTCTGAAGTTTTTCAATGCTTTCGTGCTTTTCAGCTGCTAGTTGAGAATCTGTTCAGtcgaaaaattaaaatttttcaaaGTGATGGAGGCAAAGAATTTGACAATCATATGTTCCATAATCATTTTACCTCCTCTGGCATTCTTTTTAGAAAATCTTGTCCCCAcacccctcaacaaaatgggttgGCTGAACGGAAACATCGCCATGTCATTGAAATGGCTCGAACATTGCTTATTGATTCAAACCTTCCTCATCAATTTTGGGCAGATGCTGTCTCTACTTCCATCTATCTCATAAATCGGCTTCCTACCCCCCTCCTACAAAATCTATCCCCATTTCACAAGCTCTTTAACACCCAACCAAATTATGCCTTCCTCAAACCCTTTGGTTGTGCATGTTTTCCCAATCTAAGTGCTACTACTTCCCACAAACTATCCCCAAGATCAATACCATGTATTTTCTTGGGATATGCAACCAACTATAAGGGTTATCGATGTTGGGATCCTCTCACTCGTAAAGTCCATATCAGTagacatgtcattttttatgaaaatgatTTTCCCTATTCTACCTTGGTCTCTTCTCCTTCCTCCAATATCACATCTGAACCACCATGTCTCACCTCAACCTATACCTTTTCCTTCCAGGATCCTCCTCCACAACACATCCCTTTCTCTCCTCCATCAGCCTTACCTCTATCTTCTACAAACTCATCTGTCCAGAACAAGACAATCCCTTCCTCATTGACACATACCACTTCTCCATCTTCTGAACCTCCTTTCCCCCTTCCCATCACCTCAGATTTTCCTACTTCCACATCCTCTGAACCTCAATCTTCACTGCCACCTACCATTTCTTCATCTTCTGGTTCTTCTCTCAATATTCCAGTCACTTCATTCAATTCCTCTCATTCTTCTGTTCATTCCATGATAACTCGTTCCAAGTCTGGtatctccaaacccaaattcATTCCCTCCCTTGCTGCTACAATTAACACTGTTGAGCCAACTTGTTATAGTCAAGCAATTAAAGATCCTAAGTGGCATCATGCTATGGTTGATGAATTTAATGCCTTACTAGCTAATGACACATGGTCTCTTGTTCCATTTGATGCTACTAAAAATCTTGTGGGCTGTAAGTGGATTTTCCGCATTAAATATAACTCTGATGGTTCCATTGAACGATACAAAGCTCGCTTGGTAGCTCAAGGTTTTCATCAACGTCCTGGCATCGATTTTCATGAAACGTTTAGTCCTGTTGTCAAACCCACTACCATTCGACTTGTTCTCTCTATTGCCTTATCGGCAAATTGGACTATTCGTCAATTAGATGTCAAAAATGCCTTCTTACATGGTCATCTTTCTGAGGATGTTTACATGAAACAACCTCCTGTTTTTCAAAATTCCCAATTTCCAAATCACATTTGTAAATTGCGGAAAGCTctttatggtcttaaacaagctcctcgagcttggtttcaTCGGTTCAGCACTTTTCTCTTGCGTCATGGCTTTACTTGTAGCAAGTCTGACACTTCTATGTTCATCTTCCGTTCCTCTTCTGATGTGTTGGTTCTACTCTTATATGTTGACGATATTATTTTAACTGGCAATAATCCCATTCTCATTCAAAAATTCATTACCACACTGTCCACTCAATTCTCCATGAAAGATCTTGGtgatcttcatttctttttaggTATTCAAGCCACTCGTAAAGCTGAAGGTATTTTTCtttgtcaacaaaaatatttggCTACGCTTCTGGATCGTTTTTGTTTAGCTTCCGCCAAGGCTGTCAAAACTCCCATGTTTAGCAAGATTCCTCTATCTCTATTGGATGGTGAGTTACTTTGTGAGCCTACTGAATATAGAAGCATGGTTGGAGCTCTTCAATACTTAACCATGACACGGCCTGACATTGCTTATTCAGTTAATCTTGTTTCTCAGTTTATGCATGCTCCGCGGACCGCACATTTGCAGGCAGTCAAAAGGATTTATCGATATCTCAAAGGCACTCAGCATTATGGTTTATTCTTGCGTTCCTTCAAAAATCCTTCTCTCACTGCTTACACTGATGCGGATTGGGCTGGTTGTCAGGACAGTCGACGCTCTACCAGTGGGTATGCTATTTTCTTTGGTCCTAATTTGATTTCTTGGAAAGCGAAGAAGCAACCAACTGTGTCTCGCTCCTCGACTGAGTCTGAATATCGAGCCTTGGCCTATGCAGTGGCTGAAACAATCTGGATACGACATCTTCTATGTGATTTGGGCATTCCCCTTGTATCTCCAGTCAAGGTTTTATGTGATAACATCAGTGCCACTTATCTCACAACCAATCCTATCCTTCATGAacgcaccaaacatattgatgTTGATTATCACTTTGTTCGTGAGAGGATCTTGCAACGAGACATTCTCGTCCAATATCTTCCGTCTCGGGATCAACTTGCTGACATATTTACCAAGGGACTTGCTTCATCTCGTTTTGAATATCTGCGTTCCAATCTGTCCATTACTCCGCCCTGTCCAGATTGAGGGGGTGTATTAGATATATTATCTTATAATCTGTATTTACTGTGTATACTTGCTATTAGTTTACCAGCTGTACACCAGCTGTCTTTGGTCTGTAGAAGTAAGATACTTTTTGCTATTAGTTTACCAGCTGTACACCAGCTGTCTTTGGTCTGTATAAGTAAGATACTTTCtgtattgttcaatttcaacaagtCAATATTATACTCAATCTTCAATCTCATACCCATTTCGACTCAAAGGAGATCCACCAAACTGTGGTGATCCCAACTACCAACTCTCTTGCGAAAACAATCAAACTATATTCAGCTACGATTCTGCAAGATTCTTGGTGAAGGCAATCAACTACAACAAAAGTACAATCCGGATTGCTGATGTTGGCGTTCAGGATGGTAATTGCTCCTCCAGACCTATCAATTCTTTCGATTCCTATTACGCATATGCACGACATGGTGAATATTGCTCGTCTCAGCTATATGATTATCCCCTACTCTACCCTCTAGCTTATGTAAGCTGTGAAAGTCCAGTGAAATCTAGCACTTATGTGGATGCTTATTCTCCCTGTATAATCCATACAAATTCAACCAATAACAGAAGACCATATCATTATGTTCTGGTTGGTAATGATCATACGTTTATGGAGTTGAAGGTCTCGTGTGCCATTGATTTCGTCACATACACAACTTTAGATGGAAACTACCACTTTTCTTACTTGGACATCCATAAGAAGCTTGTTTATGGTATTCAACTTTCTTGGCATGAAATTCAATGTGTTGGTTGTAGAGATGGCGGTTTTTGTCGTCTAGAGAACAACACCATTATCCAAAGCTGTGAAAGCAATGAATGCAACTGTGGGTTCCGATGTGAGTAAATTTTCTGCTGATTGATCGATCGAGGACATTACAAATTGTATAATCAACTTCTCAGTTGTATATACttacacaaatataaatatgactTTTACAGGCAACTTCAAAAAATTTGTCAACTGGTGGGTTCCGAATGGTAAGAATCGTACTAATTCCATTACAGTAAATTTTTTTACCAGAATATCtgcttaatttatttattttgggtgTGTTTAATTCCTTTTCATCTTGCTGACAGCCATACACTCGGCCCGCCTGACAATAAAGCACAAGGTGATCGGTAAGTTCTCATTCTTTAAGTTATTTTAGCATGTACAATTAGAACTTAAGaaaccattttttttaacaaatagaTTTTAAGACACAAACTAAATGAAGTAATTTCATGAAATTTTAATATGCTACTTTCCCTTTCACCCTATAAGAAGCACTGACATTTCTTAGTCATGCTATATTTTGTCACTCATTGCCGTACATGGTTTTCCGATGCAGGACCCTTTCTTGTAACGAGAACAATAGTTGGGTTTCTATGTCTTTTTGCACTTGTGATTTATAAGTGCCGCAGGAGGCATTTATCAGTGGATGACACTCTTGAAGAATTCCTCCAACGTCAAAATAATTTTATGCCAATAAGATACTCTTACTCACAAATTAGAAAGATGAGCGGACGTTTTCAAGACAAATTGGGGGAAGGAGGTTATGGCTCTGTCTTCAAAGGAAAACTTAGAAGTGGAAGATTGGTAGCAATTAAGGTGTTGGGCAAAGCAAAAAGTAATGGACAAGACTTTATTAATGAAGTTGCAACCATTGGGAGAATTCACCATGTCAATGTGGTGAGTCTTGTTGGCTTTTGCTCCGACAGAACAAAACGTGCTCTTGTATATGATTTCATGCCCAAAGGCTCTCTTGACAAGTACATGTTGTCTCAAGAGGGGCATATATCCTTAAGTTGGAAGAAAATGTACGAAATTTCTCTCGGGATTGCACGAGGGATTGAATATCTACATCGAGGTTGTGACATGCAGATCCTACACTTTGATATTAAACCTCACAACATCCTTcttgatgaaaattttgttccaaAGCTATCAGATTTTGGTCTTGCTAAATTGTGTTCAACAGATGATAGCATCGTGTCTGTCACTGCAGCAAGAGGAACAATCGGATACATAGCCCCAGAGCTGATCTACAAAAGAATTGGAGGTGTTTCGTACAAAGCCGACGTGTATAGTTTTGGGATGCTATTAATGGAAATGTTAGGGAAACGAAAGAAGCTCGATGCAACAACGGATAATAACTCAAGTCAGATGTACTTTCCTTTGTGGGTTTACCATAAAATGGTGCAAGGAAAGATTACGGAAGTTGAGGATGCCACAGAGGAGGaggaaaatatgattaaaaagATGATAGTAGTAGGATTATGGTGCATACAGATAAGGCATTGCAATCGTCCCTCAATGAGAAAAGCAATCCAAATGCTTGAAGGACATGCAGAAAATTTAGAATTGCCTCCTGAGCCTACTTTTAATATAGAACAAGTGCCAGCAGAGAATATTGAAGAAACTACAAACCCGACATGGTCATCCTTGACATCAGTTGAAGTGTCAGAATCTATAAAATTGGTTATAGATGCAAACTGAGTAAATGTAATACTAAGTATTTATAATTGATTGAGCCAAGAAAAGGCGTTGAAACTCCATTATAATAATGTAATTTGTTTATCAGTATGACAATAGATGCATTTTCAGTATCCATATATCAAATGCATTAGTGATATTCATTGGCTCTCACCCATTGAAAAGAATTTGAAACAAACAAACCCGACTACAGAGTACATAACACAAACACAGAGATAGACTTCTGTAAGTTAGTTGCATCAACCTTAATTGTATCGGAGAGTAATAGAGAAAGGATGCTCAAGACGTCGGAGGGGTTAGCGTTGGTCGAACCCCAGGAGTTGTTCTGGGAGCCTCTGGCGGAGATATATGGTGGTGTAGTTGCTTCTTGTTCTGGTGCTGGAGCTGATGTTGTTGATGCTTTTGAAGCTGCTTCAAAATGAACAGTTTGTAATTAGGTTATGAGAATCAGAATTAATACTAATCAAAAGTTGAAGATCATATTATTAGCTCTTTGACTTAGCAAGAGCCGTTACAGGCGGTCCGGTGGAGGGGTTGGGCCTAACACATGACTTGCCAACCGACTAGCCTCTGTTTCAAGTTTTGCctattttcttccctttttaaGTTATGTATCTTCCGAGTTTACATTCATGTTAGCTGTCTAAAGGGCAAGGTTCTCCTGTATGATTTTCGGTTACCAAAAATACATAAGAAATATAAATAcaagttatttttcttttgcagggtctatttgtttttaaaaattattttctcggtattgaaaattaaaatttgttcCCTTTTAGAAGATTTAAAATTTCACAAGATGTTGTTTGAAGTAGTAACAGCTTGTCGTTTTGATGTTTCAATTTCACATGGTGTCGTTTGCGGCACTAAGGAGCGTGTCATTTTGGAttatggtggccttcatgcccctcggacaTGATTTAGCCTATGTATGGCCTATGacctttaaaacaaaaaaagttaCTGGGAGTGACTTACCTCAAGTAGGagtaattttgaaaattaaatgtAGAAAATATGCTTACTTTGGTAAACCATTCGATTGTCAATTGAACCAACTCTCGTTGTTTCTTGTCAGCTTGTCCATGTCAAGTTTAGATACCAAAGTAAACTAGTAAgtacaaaaatcaaaaccagacAGAGATGATTCATCAGAGCCTTTAAACAATTTGTAAGCTgattaatacatatatatgtagaatATATCAAGCCCATTTGACTAGGCTTTTATATGttctaaaatattaatattatgttATATTTCATGTATACTATGTTTGCCATTTGGCTTTCTTTTGAGGATTGGAGAAGTATTTGATGCCTACAGATTGTAATTCTATATAATTAGTTGTTGAAGGAACTATAATTCATTGGCTGATCCCTGGATTTTTAGTTGGTAGATGGATTCAAAGTCTAAGTCCATGGCTAGTTAATTGGTGAGACGGTAAAGGCGGCCATTTGAATGGTTAGTAGTTAGTAGAATGTCCCATTCCCATACCAAATAAACGCAAAGAAACCCCACTTAAGAATAGAATAAGCATGGTAAGACTAAATTCCACCACAAGTCAAGCCAATCTCACTAAGACTGAGTAGCAGTAATAACCATGGTGAGGCTGATTTCTCAACTGAATTAGATTGCTTTACACAAACAAGGGAAAATTACATCAATAACAACATTTCCATGTCTCAAAATAAGCTTCTCCTTGCTGCCTTCTTTGCCTTTCTTGCAATCCAATTCCATGTATCCTTTGGCTTCAACAATAGCATTAGCATACCTTACAACTGTACACAAGCTTCTTCATGTGGCAATATCCTCAACATCTCATACCCATTTTGACTCAAAGGAAACTCACCAGACTGTGGTGACCCCAACTATGAACTCTCTTGCGAGAACAATCAAACTATACTGAGCATCCATTCTGAAAGATTCTTGGTGAAGGCAATCGACTACGACAACAACACTATCCGGATTGTCGATGTTGACGTCCAGGATGGTGATTGCTCCTCCAGGCCTATCAATTCTCTGAAGTCCTTCCACGCAGAGGCATATGGAGCATATGATGATTGCCCGCATCCGCTGTATCAGTTCCCCCCAGTCTACGATCTATTTTATGTAAGCTGTGAAAGTCCAGTGAAATGTAGCACTTATGTGGATGTTTCTCCCTGTATAATCCATACCAAATCAACCAACAACACGAGATCATTATCATATCAATATGTTGTGGTTGGTTATTTTAAGAATACAGAGTTGAAGGTGTTGGAGAGATATGGTAGGATTGGTGGTGATTGCAACAAAACTTGTACAAACTGGTGCTTCAAGGCGCGTAGTCGCTTTCCTTAAGACAGTATTTGCCCCCACCAAATGGTTGCACTAGGTTACAGCAAATCCGCCTCCAGGATACAATGAAGCTTGGTCTATGGACCACCTTCTTCTTGGTGCAATGGCAGTAGAAGGTCAGAGtactttgagaataatcaagagaaagaaagatacttgtctttctatttctgcagcaatagaaaaacaatagaaaactTTATGAAGAGAGAATGGGAGAAAGTTGATCAAAAATTGGATGCTCAAATGGTTGGAGAataactctatttatagagtttgTGGTAACTCTTCACATAGGACATGTCTTTACAATGAATGATCATGTCCTTACATGAATGATCATATTCTTACAACGAATGATCATGTCTTTACAATGGTGACTCTTCTTTTAGGACACCATAAAATGACATATCTTTACAATATGAAGAGTTACCtccaaaccaaataaaaacatgtcttttaaaatgaaagtgtatgttaaaaagtcatgtcttttcaaaacaaaatcaaaataattttgaaaaatctctaacaatcccccaccatttttcaaaataagaaattatgattctttttctctcttgtcAGACTTAGTGCATAAATGAAAGGTGTCTTACGACTTGAACCAATCACTTAGTGACATGTATCAAAGTCAACCAAGATGCCTAGAGGACAATGCCTTGATCTAGTAATCTTATGCGATTGACCGGATACATTTCACACACTAGTCTTTTCTTACTCGTACTCAAAAAACCGACACGTGGATTGGCCTTGTGTCTATATCCTGGGTTCATGAGCGCTCTAGAGTGAAGCCCTTAACTCATAGAAGGTGGCACCACCTTCTACACTCATATAGGTAAACTTACATGGTAAACCAAGAATGCACCTGAAGCTATAGCATTCCAACAACCCTTGTTTGTAAGCTTATTAAGAGTTAATTACTCAGCCTCTTCCTTATTACAGCCAGGTACCAAACACTTCTTCCTTGGATGATAATATAAAATGTAAGTGTTTGCCAAACACGACATATGGTGTACTTTGCTCATTGAACTCAAAGACTTGATGTTTCAAGCGTTTGAGTTGAGTTTCGACCAAGAGTGA
This genomic interval carries:
- the LOC120007027 gene encoding LEAF RUST 10 DISEASE-RESISTANCE LOCUS RECEPTOR-LIKE PROTEIN KINASE-like 1.2 produces the protein MSQNKLLLAAAFAFLAIHFHVSSSSYYYEYEYYDVKRIPYKCTQSSSCGNILNISYPFRLKGDPPNCGDPNYQLSCENNQTIFSYDSARFLVKAINYNKSTIRIADVGVQDGNCSSRPINSFDSYYAYARHGEYCSSQLYDYPLLYPLAYVSCESPVKSSTYVDAYSPCIIHTNSTNNRRPYHYVLVGNDHTFMELKVSCAIDFVTYTTLDGNYHFSYLDIHKKLVYGIQLSWHEIQCVGCRDGGFCRLENNTIIQSCESNECNCGFRCE
- the LOC120007026 gene encoding rust resistance kinase Lr10-like produces the protein MPIRYSYSQIRKMSGRFQDKLGEGGYGSVFKGKLRSGRLVAIKVLGKAKSNGQDFINEVATIGRIHHVNVVSLVGFCSDRTKRALVYDFMPKGSLDKYMLSQEGHISLSWKKMYEISLGIARGIEYLHRGCDMQILHFDIKPHNILLDENFVPKLSDFGLAKLCSTDDSIVSVTAARGTIGYIAPELIYKRIGGVSYKADVYSFGMLLMEMLGKRKKLDATTDNNSSQMYFPLWVYHKMVQGKITEVEDATEEEENMIKKMIVVGLWCIQIRHCNRPSMRKAIQMLEGHAENLELPPEPTFNIEQVPAENIEETTNPTWSSLTSVEVSESIKLVIDAN